A portion of the Bubalus kerabau isolate K-KA32 ecotype Philippines breed swamp buffalo chromosome 1, PCC_UOA_SB_1v2, whole genome shotgun sequence genome contains these proteins:
- the LOC129621479 gene encoding olfactory receptor 7A17-like — MAPGNKTQISEFILLGFSEEPALQPLLFGLFLSLYLITVVGNLLIILAVISGSHLHTPMYFFLSNLSFVDIISTTIPKMLVNIKTQNKVLSYEDCFTQIYFFLLFVQLDDFLLTVMSYDRYVAICHPLHYTVIMNARLCALLVLLSWMIGALNSLLQTLLALRLSFCTVLEIPHFFCEFKEVIQLACSDTFLNKTMMYFAVGLLGGGPFAGTCYSYSRIVSSIHRISSAQGKYKAFSTCASHLSVVSLFYCTILGVYFTPAVTHNSHSSVTASVMYTVVTPMLNPFIYSLRNKDIKRALRKFFRMATILEPIVLRQKKC; from the coding sequence ATGGCACCAGGCAACAAAACACAAATTTCAGAATTTATTCTTCTGGGATTTTCAGAGGAACCAGCACTGCAGCCCCTCCTATTTGGGCTTTTCCTCTCCTTGTACCTGATCACTGTGGTTGGAAATCTGCTCATCATCCTGGCCGTCATCTCAGgctcccacctccacacccccatgtacttcttcctctccaacctgtcCTTTGTGGACATCATCTCCACCACCATCCCCAAAATGCTGGtgaatataaaaacacaaaacaaagtcCTTTCCTATGAAGACTGCTTCACtcagatatattttttcctactattTGTACAGTTGGATGACTTCCTCCTGACCGTCATGTCCTATGACCGGTATGTTGCTATCTGTCACCCACTGCACTACACAGTCATCATGAACGCCCGGCTGTGTGCACTGCTGGTTCTGTTGTCCTGGATGATAGGTGCCCTGAATTCCTTGTTACAAACTTTACTGGCCCTGCGCCTGTCTTTCTGTACAGTCTTGGAAATCCCCCACTTCTTCTGTGAATTCAAAGAGGTGATCCAACTTGCCTGTTCTGACACCTTTCTAAATAAAACCATGATGTACTTTGCAGTTGGGCTGTTGGGTGGTGGTCCATTTGCTGGGACATGTTACTCATACTCTAGGATAGTTTCCTCCATACATAGAATCTCATCAGCTCAGGGGAAGTATAAAGCATTTTCCACCTGTGCATCTCACCTCTCAGTTGTCTCCTTATTTTATTGTACAATCTTAGGAGTGTACTTTACCCCTGCTGTTACTCACAATTCACATTCAAGTGTAACAGCCTCGGTGATGTACACTGTGGTCACACCCATGCTGAACCCTTTCATCTACAGTCTGAGGAATAAAGACATAAAGAGGGCTCTGAGGAAATTCTTTAGAATGGCAACTATATTAGAACCAATTGTGTTGAGGCAGAAGAAGTGTTGA